In a single window of the Leptospira sanjuanensis genome:
- the csrA gene encoding carbon storage regulator CsrA: MLVLARRTNESIMIGDDIEIVIVDIKGDQVKIGVKAPRNVSVHRAEVYKDIQEENKKAAGAKIKPEDLGKIGNILKKKDTKKKE, translated from the coding sequence GTGCTGGTTCTTGCAAGGCGGACCAACGAATCGATCATGATCGGCGACGACATTGAAATCGTCATCGTCGATATCAAAGGAGATCAGGTAAAGATCGGAGTCAAGGCTCCGAGAAACGTCTCCGTTCACAGGGCCGAAGTTTATAAAGACATTCAAGAAGAGAATAAAAAAGCCGCCGGAGCCAAGATCAAACCGGAAGATCTCGGTAAGATCGGAAACATTCTCAAGAAAAAGGACACCAAGAAAAAAGAGTAA
- the fliW gene encoding flagellar assembly protein FliW, whose product MGIEIQTKPFGKMQISEKQILSFPDGLLGFEDYKQFALIEEEEESVFKWLQSVEEVDLAFVVIPPSLFKKEYKPLIPEQELQGIGIAEVKESLTLVIVTIPGEDPSLMTANMQGPILINKETLLGKQFISRNESHSVREKILESAAVEMG is encoded by the coding sequence ATGGGAATCGAGATTCAGACAAAGCCGTTCGGAAAAATGCAAATATCCGAAAAACAAATTCTATCGTTTCCGGACGGTTTGCTCGGATTTGAGGATTACAAACAATTCGCACTCATCGAAGAGGAAGAGGAATCCGTTTTTAAATGGCTGCAATCGGTGGAAGAAGTGGATCTAGCATTCGTGGTGATTCCCCCTTCTCTGTTTAAAAAGGAATACAAACCGTTGATCCCCGAGCAGGAATTGCAAGGAATCGGAATCGCCGAAGTAAAAGAAAGCCTAACATTGGTGATCGTAACGATTCCCGGTGAGGATCCTTCTTTGATGACAGCGAACATGCAGGGACCGATTCTAATCAATAAGGAAACGCTTTTAGGAAAACAATTCATTTCAAGAAACGAATCTCATTCGGTTCGGGAAAAAATTCTCGAATCGGCCGCAGTGGAGATGGGATAA
- a CDS encoding flagellar hook-associated protein 3: MRITNMMQNNSLVHNLNRHQLQMDETQNQLSTGQRIRLPSDEPGRATNQMFFRSRLNELDTFQRNIDDGNSRLQQIDGELDRIGSLFQRARVLAVQASNGIYQGDKGFELEVAIGKEIDEILRALVDIANTRDATGRPLFGGHVIERPPFEPIESKIKGLQGIELKNQYIGVEYRGDIGEQLREIEKGEYIPVTIPGNKVFWGTNMSITSKVDNSGYIASSDQKFKIDGVEIHVSAGDTIDDIIDKINNSPLEVKANKLAQDNISLSSTAPHQIWMEDVEGGTILRDIGLVDSATSEPPNNYSKSATVTGLSVFDVMIQFRNDLIQKDQERISGRDLQDLDLAMENILRYRAIVGARMNRMEEHAQRVDFDKSYMTELLSKNEGVDFPETIMNMKWLETVHQYALNVGSKIIKPTLMDFLR, translated from the coding sequence ATGCGCATTACGAACATGATGCAGAACAACAGTCTGGTTCATAATTTAAACAGACATCAGCTTCAGATGGACGAGACGCAAAACCAGCTTTCTACGGGACAAAGAATTCGTCTTCCTTCCGACGAACCGGGCCGTGCGACGAATCAGATGTTTTTTCGTTCCCGGTTGAACGAACTGGATACGTTCCAAAGAAATATCGACGACGGGAATTCCCGTCTTCAACAGATCGATGGAGAACTCGATCGGATCGGTTCCTTGTTTCAAAGAGCGAGAGTCCTTGCGGTTCAGGCTTCCAACGGTATATATCAAGGAGACAAAGGTTTCGAACTCGAAGTCGCGATCGGTAAAGAAATCGACGAAATTTTAAGAGCGTTAGTCGACATCGCAAACACAAGAGATGCGACCGGTCGTCCTTTATTCGGCGGACACGTGATCGAAAGGCCTCCTTTCGAACCGATCGAATCCAAGATCAAAGGTCTTCAAGGAATCGAATTGAAGAATCAATACATCGGAGTCGAATATCGCGGCGATATAGGAGAACAACTCAGGGAGATCGAAAAGGGAGAATACATTCCCGTAACGATTCCCGGAAACAAGGTTTTCTGGGGAACAAACATGAGTATCACGAGCAAAGTCGATAACTCCGGTTATATCGCTTCCTCCGATCAGAAATTCAAAATCGACGGCGTGGAAATTCACGTTTCGGCGGGAGATACGATCGACGATATCATCGATAAGATCAACAATTCTCCGTTGGAAGTAAAGGCAAACAAACTTGCTCAGGATAACATCAGTTTAAGTTCCACCGCGCCGCATCAGATCTGGATGGAAGACGTGGAAGGCGGAACGATCCTAAGAGATATCGGACTGGTCGATTCCGCAACTTCGGAACCTCCGAACAACTATTCCAAGTCGGCGACGGTGACCGGCCTTTCCGTTTTCGACGTAATGATCCAGTTTAGAAACGACCTGATCCAAAAGGATCAGGAAAGAATTTCGGGACGAGATCTTCAGGATTTGGATCTGGCGATGGAAAACATTCTTCGTTACCGCGCGATCGTAGGCGCGAGAATGAATCGAATGGAAGAACACGCGCAACGTGTCGATTTCGATAAGTCTTATATGACCGAACTTCTTTCCAAAAACGAAGGAGTGGATTTTCCGGAAACCATTATGAATATGAAATGGTTGGAAACGGTCCATCAATACGCATTGAACGTAGGATCGAAAATTATTAAACCGACATTGATGGATTTTCTGAGATAA
- a CDS encoding monovalent cation:proton antiporter-2 (CPA2) family protein has protein sequence MQDHNLLITLIVFLSAAVISVPLFKRLGLGSVVGYLIGGTIIGPWGIGLITDVESILHLSEFGVVLLLFLIGLELKPQRLWVLRRPVFGLGGLQVVLTTLVFFTALSFLGLENSQAIVISISISLSSTAFALQVLGEKNELNTAHGRTSFAILLFQDLAVIPIMAILPFLGEAHTAHTSQGSMKPILIAIGTISAVILAGRFLARPLFRLVASTGNHEIFTALSLLIVVGLSLLMHQVGLSMALGSFLGGVILADSEYRHELESNLEPFKGLLLGLFFLAVGMSINLGEVLKDPLLVIVLALALMFLKAVILYFLGRISRHSEESSLNLAATISQGGEFAFVILGVGVSLSILPRDRADLVIAVVTLSMGLTPILGIVKDKAVELLFKKDSELEEDEIEEQNRVIIAGFGRFGQIIARMLFVHRIGFTALEHNPDQVNVARKFGYKIYYGDAAKLSLLRSAGAEHADLFILAIQDIDVSVKVAELVKKHFPNLTIIARARNREHVFKLMELGIKIIRRDTFASALELAGETLSKLGFLDSEVEQKVRKFRAHDELTLKGQFQIRDDEKEFIKFSKNSMRQLEAAFEADRQEKEGKAAS, from the coding sequence ATGCAGGATCATAATTTACTCATTACACTCATCGTATTTCTTTCCGCGGCCGTAATTTCGGTTCCACTTTTTAAAAGACTCGGTCTGGGTTCCGTCGTCGGGTATTTGATCGGAGGGACGATCATCGGCCCTTGGGGAATCGGATTGATCACCGACGTTGAAAGTATTCTTCATCTTTCCGAGTTCGGGGTTGTTCTTCTTTTATTTTTAATCGGACTTGAATTAAAGCCGCAAAGACTTTGGGTTTTACGAAGACCGGTTTTCGGCCTGGGCGGTCTTCAAGTAGTTCTGACAACTCTCGTATTCTTTACGGCGCTTTCCTTTTTAGGTCTCGAAAATTCACAGGCGATCGTGATCAGTATTAGCATTTCATTATCTTCCACCGCCTTTGCTCTGCAGGTTTTGGGAGAAAAAAACGAACTCAATACGGCGCACGGTAGAACTTCCTTCGCGATTCTTCTTTTTCAAGACTTAGCGGTGATTCCGATCATGGCGATTCTTCCTTTTTTGGGAGAAGCGCACACGGCTCATACTTCTCAAGGAAGCATGAAACCCATTTTGATTGCGATCGGGACGATATCTGCGGTCATCTTAGCCGGAAGATTTTTAGCGAGACCGTTGTTCCGGCTCGTTGCGTCTACGGGGAATCACGAAATCTTTACCGCACTTTCGTTACTGATCGTGGTAGGACTTTCATTGCTGATGCACCAAGTCGGATTATCGATGGCGCTCGGTTCCTTTTTAGGCGGGGTTATCTTGGCCGATTCGGAATACAGACACGAACTCGAATCCAACCTGGAACCGTTCAAGGGTCTGCTTCTCGGTTTGTTTTTTTTGGCAGTGGGAATGTCGATCAATCTCGGTGAAGTCTTAAAAGATCCGCTTCTTGTCATTGTGCTCGCATTGGCCTTGATGTTTTTGAAGGCCGTAATCCTCTATTTTTTGGGAAGAATTTCCAGGCACAGTGAAGAATCATCATTGAACCTTGCCGCTACAATTTCTCAAGGCGGAGAATTTGCGTTCGTAATTTTGGGAGTAGGCGTATCGCTTTCCATTCTTCCGAGAGACAGAGCCGATTTGGTAATTGCAGTTGTCACTCTTTCCATGGGTTTAACCCCGATCCTCGGAATCGTTAAGGATAAAGCTGTAGAACTCTTATTCAAAAAAGATTCGGAACTTGAAGAGGATGAAATCGAAGAACAAAACCGCGTCATCATTGCCGGTTTCGGCAGATTCGGTCAAATCATCGCAAGGATGTTGTTCGTCCACCGAATCGGCTTTACCGCTTTGGAACACAATCCGGATCAAGTCAACGTCGCTCGCAAATTCGGTTATAAGATCTACTATGGAGACGCAGCCAAACTCAGTCTTTTGCGTTCGGCCGGAGCGGAACACGCCGATTTATTCATATTAGCGATTCAAGATATAGATGTTTCGGTAAAGGTCGCGGAGCTTGTTAAAAAACACTTTCCGAACCTGACCATCATTGCAAGAGCTCGGAACCGCGAACACGTTTTCAAACTGATGGAACTTGGAATCAAGATCATCCGCAGGGATACCTTCGCCTCCGCGCTCGAGTTAGCGGGGGAAACTTTAAGTAAACTCGGCTTTTTGGATTCGGAAGTGGAGCAAAAAGTCAGAAAATTCCGAGCTCACGATGAACTGACCCTCAAAGGACAGTTCCAAATTCGAGACGATGAAAAGGAGTTTATCAAGTTCTCAAAGAACTCGATGCGTCAATTAGAAGCAGCTTTTGAAGCGGATCGACAAGAGAAGGAAGGAAAGGCGGCGAGTTGA
- a CDS encoding LA_1326/LA_4305 family lipoprotein, which produces MTRFRILIFSFLFVSCFAGIRKELNYSSDSIAFYSFENDQNTPAWLDRNASYLKNEQRQNFKNLISDALFQMGNRNDSLVNDTALRIFPKELSLEIAQRSFDKFEASPRHVYQLWILKKEDPINPGRRIRRTVFLLYPTSESIQFLFYELNQFIDFQTPYTFQDWSNYSLSESKPKSSLEIFIPDSAIGTLSYYKDELGDEKKFHVVLKTNSNPSKDIEFKEEKKETSSKDVEKRLIELKNLLDKKLISEEEYKKKREEILKSL; this is translated from the coding sequence ATGACTCGTTTCAGGATCCTTATTTTTTCCTTTTTATTCGTGTCGTGCTTTGCGGGAATTCGCAAAGAACTCAACTATTCCTCCGATTCAATCGCGTTTTATTCTTTTGAGAATGACCAAAACACGCCTGCTTGGTTGGATCGTAACGCGTCTTATCTCAAAAATGAACAAAGGCAAAATTTTAAAAATCTAATTTCGGATGCGTTATTTCAAATGGGGAATCGAAACGATTCCTTGGTAAACGATACCGCTTTGCGGATTTTTCCGAAAGAATTGAGTTTGGAAATTGCACAACGTTCTTTCGATAAATTCGAAGCTTCGCCTCGACATGTGTATCAGCTTTGGATTTTAAAGAAAGAAGATCCGATCAATCCGGGAAGAAGAATACGACGAACCGTCTTTCTATTGTATCCGACTTCAGAATCGATTCAGTTTCTATTTTATGAATTGAATCAGTTCATAGACTTTCAAACTCCTTATACGTTTCAAGATTGGTCGAACTATTCTCTATCGGAATCAAAACCGAAATCTTCTTTGGAAATTTTCATTCCCGATTCCGCAATCGGAACATTGTCTTATTATAAGGATGAGCTTGGTGATGAGAAGAAATTTCACGTCGTATTAAAAACGAATTCGAATCCTTCGAAGGATATAGAATTTAAAGAAGAAAAGAAAGAAACTTCTTCGAAAGATGTAGAGAAACGTCTGATCGAATTAAAAAACCTTCTCGATAAGAAATTAATTTCCGAAGAAGAATACAAGAAGAAGCGGGAAGAAATCTTAAAATCTCTATAA
- a CDS encoding type 1 glutamine amidotransferase domain-containing protein — translation MTEKHKILIPLPSVDFDPSESAIPWKILKENGFEVFYATPNGKPGVADFRMLTGKGLGIWKPLLIAHKKARAAYKEMIADSNFQNPLSYRDLKPENFSGLILPGGHAPGMKEYLESKELQDFVGAFFATGKPVGAICHGVVLAARSKLPGSDRSILFGKKTTALLKSQEMAAWNLTRLWLGNYYRTYPQSVEEEVKAALQDPKDFHFGPKPIFRDNDKKLKRGHAVIDGNYVSSRWPGDAHSFVISFMKLF, via the coding sequence ATGACCGAAAAGCACAAGATTCTCATCCCGCTTCCCTCCGTTGATTTTGATCCTTCCGAAAGTGCGATTCCTTGGAAAATTCTCAAGGAGAACGGTTTTGAAGTTTTCTATGCAACGCCGAACGGTAAACCCGGAGTTGCCGATTTTAGAATGCTCACAGGGAAAGGGCTCGGAATCTGGAAGCCGCTTTTGATCGCGCATAAAAAGGCAAGAGCCGCTTACAAAGAGATGATCGCCGATTCTAACTTTCAAAATCCTCTTTCGTATCGGGATTTAAAACCGGAGAATTTTTCCGGATTGATTCTTCCAGGCGGACACGCCCCCGGGATGAAAGAATATCTGGAATCGAAGGAACTTCAGGATTTTGTCGGTGCATTTTTTGCCACGGGAAAACCGGTGGGGGCGATTTGTCACGGAGTGGTTTTGGCCGCGCGGAGTAAATTACCCGGAAGCGATCGTTCCATTCTTTTCGGAAAGAAAACAACCGCGCTTTTAAAATCGCAAGAAATGGCCGCGTGGAATCTTACGCGATTGTGGCTCGGAAATTATTACCGGACTTATCCTCAATCCGTGGAAGAGGAAGTAAAAGCCGCGCTTCAAGATCCGAAGGATTTTCATTTCGGACCGAAACCCATTTTCCGAGACAACGATAAGAAGTTGAAACGAGGTCACGCAGTGATCGACGGAAATTACGTTTCTTCAAGATGGCCCGGAGACGCGCATTCGTTCGTAATTTCTTTTATGAAGTTGTTTTGA
- a CDS encoding flagellar protein FlgN, with product MKQEEWLEQLTKLFQDEINLYSNVLELETQKSAAVVQADGKSLETITKKTYELLVMAAEIERVRMNSIEEIYRSKNFALPESGVPTLSDFLNRLDRDSNFRLKEYGSSLKSVLHRLKEKIKSNEKLILTRQEILSRTIDVMKEKAMESGVNTYGSGKNPERKQPKRQALMLNASA from the coding sequence ATGAAACAAGAGGAATGGTTGGAGCAGCTTACGAAACTTTTCCAGGACGAGATCAATCTCTATTCGAACGTTCTGGAATTGGAGACTCAAAAATCGGCCGCAGTCGTTCAAGCCGACGGCAAGTCTCTCGAAACGATTACTAAAAAGACATACGAGCTGCTCGTGATGGCCGCCGAGATCGAACGCGTTCGCATGAATTCGATCGAAGAAATCTACCGGTCCAAAAATTTTGCGCTTCCCGAAAGCGGTGTTCCTACGTTGTCCGATTTTTTAAACCGACTGGACCGCGATTCCAATTTCCGTTTAAAAGAATACGGCTCGTCCTTAAAGTCCGTTCTTCATCGTTTAAAAGAAAAAATCAAATCGAACGAAAAGCTGATTCTTACCCGCCAGGAAATTCTTTCCAGAACGATCGATGTGATGAAGGAAAAGGCGATGGAATCCGGCGTAAATACGTACGGTTCGGGAAAAAACCCCGAACGAAAACAGCCTAAGAGACAAGCTTTGATGCTCAACGCTTCGGCGTAA
- the flgK gene encoding flagellar hook-associated protein FlgK, with protein sequence MGSTFSGLEIGKRGLTAHQQALQTTGHNISNADNKHYARQRVTMTAMDPLYDPSLNRANLPGQIGQGVEIASIERIRDNFIDDRIIETSGNKDYWAARNEYLYQLETVFNEPNGTTLRTLMDKFWSSWEDLANYPEDNAHRSVVLEKANGLGSRTEDVYRKLAQLRDQANREIETKAYHMNTIAENIRTLNERIGKSEALGDRPNDLYDKRDALLQELSSLVDVTIGRSDEDELMVFIGQQILVQGNKANKIDILGNPSKDGLLDLYWSATGDPVLLRKGRLQGLIEVRDKIIREKIDQVDSLSINVMDAVNEIHKDGFGINGNTNQAFFNIRSLSINTFGEYDSNGDGQNDVTAIFRVTGKNTIDPDRPIGINGTITFNQSDSKEAPVLIPYSTNDTLNGIIKKINASRSGVVAYMNHDNQLALKATVADDHPNKNFILRHIEDSGDLLVGMTGILMASGPAGAYDYKRLGEINKLQARSEDITLTPHFHPSSHFRVADSIANNVANIAAARGKDVGGTGDYNSPGGHKDGRNALMVASALRNSPVMVDYSKTTDDFYNTLISKLGTEAREAKQEFGIQNDLMSELENMRQSVMGVNLDEEMANMVQFQHSYNASAKMINTMNEILDTIINRLGA encoded by the coding sequence ATGGGATCCACATTTTCAGGACTTGAAATCGGAAAGCGAGGCTTGACCGCACACCAGCAAGCGCTTCAAACAACGGGTCATAATATTTCCAATGCGGATAACAAGCATTATGCGAGACAGAGAGTCACTATGACCGCGATGGATCCATTGTATGATCCTTCTCTGAACCGCGCCAACCTTCCCGGTCAAATCGGACAAGGCGTCGAAATCGCATCGATCGAAAGAATCCGAGACAACTTTATCGACGATCGTATCATCGAGACTTCGGGGAATAAGGATTATTGGGCGGCCCGTAACGAATATTTATATCAACTGGAAACCGTCTTTAACGAACCGAACGGAACCACGCTTAGAACGTTGATGGATAAATTCTGGTCTTCTTGGGAGGATCTTGCCAATTATCCCGAAGACAACGCGCATCGTTCCGTCGTTCTGGAAAAAGCGAACGGACTCGGAAGTAGAACCGAGGACGTTTATCGCAAGCTCGCACAATTGAGAGATCAAGCCAATCGCGAAATCGAGACGAAAGCGTATCACATGAATACGATCGCCGAAAACATCCGTACATTGAACGAAAGAATCGGGAAATCCGAGGCGCTCGGAGATCGACCGAACGATCTCTACGACAAACGAGACGCTCTTTTACAGGAACTTTCTTCCTTAGTGGATGTTACGATCGGCCGCTCCGACGAAGACGAATTGATGGTCTTTATCGGTCAGCAGATTTTGGTTCAAGGAAACAAAGCGAACAAGATCGATATTCTCGGGAATCCATCCAAGGACGGACTTTTGGATCTTTATTGGTCCGCAACGGGGGATCCGGTTCTTCTCAGAAAAGGAAGATTGCAAGGATTGATCGAAGTTCGCGACAAGATCATTCGCGAAAAGATCGATCAAGTGGATTCTCTCTCCATCAACGTGATGGATGCCGTGAATGAAATCCACAAAGACGGTTTCGGAATCAACGGAAACACGAATCAAGCTTTCTTTAATATTCGTTCGTTGTCGATCAACACCTTTGGAGAATATGATTCGAACGGAGACGGTCAGAACGACGTTACCGCGATCTTTCGAGTGACCGGTAAAAACACGATCGATCCGGATCGTCCGATCGGAATCAACGGAACGATTACGTTTAATCAATCCGATTCTAAAGAAGCGCCGGTTCTGATTCCGTATTCGACAAACGACACGTTAAACGGAATCATTAAGAAGATCAATGCGTCTCGCTCCGGCGTCGTCGCGTATATGAACCACGACAATCAATTGGCGCTAAAAGCTACCGTTGCCGACGATCATCCGAATAAGAATTTTATTCTCAGACATATCGAAGACTCGGGAGATCTTCTAGTGGGAATGACGGGGATCTTGATGGCCTCCGGTCCGGCGGGCGCGTACGACTACAAACGTCTCGGCGAGATCAACAAACTTCAGGCTCGTTCCGAAGATATTACTCTTACTCCGCACTTTCATCCTTCTTCCCATTTTAGAGTTGCGGATTCGATTGCGAATAACGTTGCAAACATCGCCGCGGCTCGCGGTAAGGATGTGGGCGGCACGGGAGATTACAATTCTCCCGGAGGTCATAAGGATGGACGCAACGCTTTGATGGTCGCTTCCGCTTTGAGAAACAGCCCCGTGATGGTCGACTATTCCAAAACGACGGATGATTTTTATAATACGTTGATTTCCAAATTGGGAACGGAAGCAAGAGAAGCGAAGCAGGAATTCGGGATTCAAAACGATCTGATGAGCGAACTCGAAAATATGAGACAATCGGTCATGGGCGTGAACTTGGACGAAGAAATGGCGAACATGGTCCAGTTTCAGCATTCTTACAATGCATCCGCAAAAATGATCAATACGATGAACGAGATTCTCGATACGATCATCAATCGATTGGGAGCTTAA
- a CDS encoding glutathione peroxidase, producing MSQTLYDLTATLNSGKEQKLEDYKGKVLLIVNTASECAFTPQYAGLQTLYNKYKTDGLEVLGFPCDQFKHQEPGSDETIKAFCQRNYGVEFPIFKKIDVNGDNAHPVFRFLRNKASGFFGNAIKWNFTKFLVDKQGNVIKRYSPMTTPEKIEKEIQDLLKK from the coding sequence ATGAGCCAGACATTATATGATTTGACCGCGACTCTCAACAGCGGTAAAGAGCAAAAGCTCGAAGATTACAAAGGAAAGGTTCTTCTGATCGTGAACACCGCAAGCGAATGTGCTTTTACTCCGCAATACGCGGGTTTACAAACCTTGTATAACAAATACAAAACGGACGGATTGGAAGTGCTGGGATTTCCCTGCGATCAGTTCAAACACCAAGAGCCCGGCTCTGACGAAACGATCAAAGCGTTTTGCCAAAGAAATTACGGTGTGGAATTTCCGATTTTCAAAAAGATCGACGTGAACGGGGACAACGCTCATCCGGTGTTTCGGTTTTTGAGAAACAAAGCGTCCGGATTTTTCGGAAATGCGATCAAGTGGAATTTCACGAAGTTCTTAGTCGATAAACAGGGAAACGTAATCAAACGTTATTCTCCGATGACGACTCCCGAAAAGATCGAAAAAGAAATTCAGGATCTTTTAAAAAAATAA
- a CDS encoding M23 family metallopeptidase codes for MQKYLRVFYLLLFLTSFLKTESVLSKDKSESKQKDVKLASTIPAISKKEKEPKEKPKKNVKKEDRESEIIKKKEPLFSFSIQTRKFSQGELLFMKLTPEKTILSKLDRIKILWEKKEIPYSLREGVLYAWIPVSPEFDKKSGILEIQDKNLFRKNDYKEYEIPVHKTNFSETKVSSLTMDKKYTSQELPQETLDFIAECSKAKAEAFQSKTDLQIVSDFVYPVQEVHFTSPFYKRRVYNKIKGKAHGGVDFKGGVGTPIFAINDGTVILSRPMYYEGNFTVIDHGLEVYSLYMHQSELNVKVGDKVKKGDQIGKVGSTGMSTGPHLHLGLRVQGTMVDPLSVIGFKLFE; via the coding sequence ATGCAAAAATATCTTCGAGTTTTTTACCTTCTTCTTTTCCTAACCTCATTTTTAAAAACGGAATCGGTTCTTTCAAAAGACAAATCCGAATCGAAACAAAAGGACGTAAAACTTGCTTCGACCATACCTGCGATTTCCAAAAAAGAAAAAGAACCCAAGGAAAAACCGAAAAAGAACGTAAAAAAAGAGGATCGAGAATCGGAAATCATAAAAAAGAAGGAGCCTCTCTTTTCTTTTTCGATTCAAACCAGGAAGTTTTCCCAAGGAGAACTTCTATTCATGAAACTAACTCCCGAAAAAACGATTCTTTCCAAATTGGATCGAATCAAAATTCTCTGGGAGAAAAAGGAAATTCCGTACTCCTTACGGGAAGGCGTACTTTACGCTTGGATTCCCGTATCACCCGAATTTGATAAGAAAAGCGGAATATTAGAAATTCAAGATAAGAATCTATTCCGCAAAAACGATTATAAAGAATACGAAATCCCCGTTCACAAAACGAACTTTTCCGAAACGAAAGTTTCCTCTTTGACGATGGATAAAAAATACACTTCTCAGGAACTTCCGCAGGAAACTTTGGATTTTATCGCGGAATGTTCCAAAGCCAAGGCTGAAGCGTTTCAATCCAAAACCGATTTACAAATCGTTTCCGATTTCGTTTATCCCGTGCAGGAAGTTCACTTTACGAGTCCGTTTTATAAAAGAAGAGTTTATAACAAAATCAAAGGAAAAGCACACGGCGGTGTCGATTTTAAAGGCGGAGTCGGAACTCCGATCTTTGCGATCAACGACGGAACCGTAATTTTATCCAGACCGATGTATTACGAGGGGAACTTCACCGTAATCGATCACGGCTTGGAAGTTTATTCTTTGTATATGCATCAATCCGAATTGAACGTAAAAGTCGGTGATAAAGTGAAGAAAGGCGACCAAATCGGCAAAGTGGGTTCCACGGGAATGTCGACCGGACCTCATTTGCACTTAGGCTTACGGGTTCAAGGAACGATGGTGGACCCGCTTTCCGTAATCGGCTTTAAACTTTTTGAATAA
- a CDS encoding DUF1905 domain-containing protein: MNSVTIRFSAEVWVYPGKGGWHFLTLTSTASKEVRSLVQGTSWGMIPVLAEIGDTKWKTSIFPEKDSPKYVLPLKADIRKKEEILPNQKIKASVTIEF, encoded by the coding sequence TTGAACTCGGTTACGATCCGTTTTTCGGCCGAAGTCTGGGTTTATCCCGGAAAAGGCGGCTGGCATTTTTTGACCTTAACTTCCACCGCTTCTAAAGAAGTTCGATCCTTAGTTCAAGGAACTTCCTGGGGTATGATCCCCGTTTTAGCAGAGATCGGCGATACGAAATGGAAAACGTCGATCTTTCCGGAGAAGGATTCTCCCAAATACGTTTTACCTCTCAAAGCGGATATACGTAAAAAAGAAGAAATCCTACCCAATCAAAAGATTAAAGCTTCCGTCACGATTGAATTCTGA
- a CDS encoding MarR family winged helix-turn-helix transcriptional regulator produces the protein MKELLLENQICFPLYACSRAVTALYRPILEELGLTYPQYLVLLVLWQEDGCSVKEIGKKLYLDSGTLTPLLKRMEDSELVIRKRSEEDERSVEIYLSSKGKKLKDKAVCVPTKLLENLDVDKKSLTDLKNDLDRLLTLLSEKTEI, from the coding sequence GTGAAAGAACTACTTCTAGAAAATCAAATTTGTTTTCCTCTTTACGCTTGTTCCAGAGCTGTGACGGCCTTGTATCGTCCGATCCTGGAAGAATTGGGTTTAACGTATCCGCAATACCTTGTTCTATTGGTTCTTTGGCAGGAGGACGGATGCAGCGTAAAGGAGATCGGAAAAAAATTATATCTCGATTCCGGTACGTTAACCCCACTGCTTAAACGGATGGAAGATTCGGAGCTCGTGATTCGAAAACGTTCGGAAGAAGACGAACGCTCCGTAGAGATCTATCTTTCCTCCAAAGGAAAAAAGCTCAAGGACAAAGCCGTATGCGTGCCGACGAAACTTTTGGAAAACTTGGACGTGGATAAAAAAAGTCTTACCGATTTAAAGAACGATCTCGATCGTCTGCTGACTCTTCTTTCCGAAAAGACCGAAATTTAA